The following proteins come from a genomic window of Planctomycetia bacterium:
- a CDS encoding sigma-70 family RNA polymerase sigma factor, with the protein MWPDSDQTAELLAAAGDGNAVAVNRLLDRHREALRRMVELRMDQALRRRVDASDIVQDVLIEANRRLTEYIANPAMPFHLWLRHIAKDRVIDTHRRHRVAGKRSLDREQPQAAAGLDRSSLDLIAQLRDPEMTPAAAATWHELERRFFGALDQLEEHDREVLLMRHFEQLSNQDVAAALGLTEPAAGMRYLRAMRRLRTLLADPNDTSGDG; encoded by the coding sequence GTGTGGCCCGATAGCGATCAGACCGCCGAGTTGCTGGCAGCTGCTGGCGATGGCAATGCTGTGGCCGTGAACCGGTTGTTGGACCGGCACCGTGAGGCCTTGCGCCGGATGGTGGAGTTGCGGATGGACCAGGCGTTGCGCCGCCGGGTCGATGCCAGCGATATCGTCCAAGACGTGCTGATCGAGGCCAACCGCCGGCTCACCGAGTACATCGCCAACCCGGCCATGCCGTTTCATCTCTGGCTCAGGCACATCGCCAAGGATCGCGTGATCGATACCCATCGGCGGCATCGCGTGGCCGGTAAGCGGAGCCTGGACCGTGAGCAGCCGCAGGCGGCCGCGGGGCTCGATCGTTCGAGCCTGGACTTGATCGCGCAATTGCGCGATCCGGAGATGACGCCCGCCGCGGCGGCTACCTGGCACGAGTTGGAGCGGCGCTTCTTCGGGGCGCTCGATCAGCTTGAGGAACATGATCGCGAAGTGCTGTTGATGCGGCACTTCGAGCAACTCTCGAATCAAGACGTCGCCGCCGCGCTGGGACTCACCGAGCCGGCCGCCGGTATGCGTTACTTGCGGGCGATGCGCCGCCTCCGGACGCTCCTGGCCGACCCCAACGACACGTCGGGGGACGGATGA
- a CDS encoding serine/threonine-protein kinase, with protein MSAETDAARHDEKLAALLSELTDRLRRSESPRFDEMLREHPECAVDLQELWGAVQLAEGLAQSPSASRVLNSPVDDVTQTLAPRRQEFLVAATEQRIGDYQVVAELGRGGMGIVYRAEQISLPRTVALKMLLDGDLASPANLARFRAEAQAVAGLDHPHIVPVYEVGEQLGRPYFSMKYIEGTTLARRLADGPMPARDAATLLAEVARAVDYAHQRGVLHRDLKPSNILIDLDGKAHVTDFGLAKRFEEDAGLTRSGAILGTPSYMAPEQAAGNRGQVGPASDVYSLGTILYAMLTGRPPFQAASPVDTVLLVLEQEPLPPRMVNALADRDLEMIALKCLQKPPELRYATAADLADDLEAYLAGESIFARSGAFSEVIARMFREKHQATVLENWGLLWMWHSLALLVICLLTSIMQWSGVTSPWPYAVLWTLGLGAWATVFWKLRHRSGPVTLIERQVAHVWAGSMASITMLFIVEVILGLPVLTLSPVLAISSGMVFLVKAGMLSGAFYIQSLALFLTAAVMAWLQARGWRVDIMLFGVVSAGSFFLPGLKYHRQRLRGLRNVI; from the coding sequence ATGAGCGCGGAAACGGATGCCGCCCGGCACGACGAGAAATTAGCCGCGCTGCTAAGCGAGCTCACCGATCGGCTGCGGCGCAGCGAGTCGCCGCGATTCGACGAAATGCTGCGCGAACATCCCGAGTGCGCCGTCGATCTTCAGGAGCTTTGGGGAGCGGTGCAACTTGCCGAGGGTTTGGCCCAATCGCCGTCCGCGAGTCGCGTATTGAATTCGCCGGTCGACGACGTGACGCAAACCCTCGCGCCACGAAGGCAGGAATTTCTCGTTGCCGCTACCGAGCAGCGCATCGGCGATTATCAGGTCGTCGCGGAGCTAGGGCGCGGCGGCATGGGGATCGTCTATCGCGCCGAACAAATCAGCTTGCCGCGCACCGTGGCGCTCAAGATGTTGCTCGACGGCGACCTAGCCAGCCCGGCGAATCTGGCCCGGTTTCGCGCGGAAGCGCAGGCCGTGGCGGGGCTCGATCACCCGCACATCGTTCCGGTGTACGAAGTCGGCGAACAGCTTGGTCGCCCGTACTTCAGCATGAAGTACATCGAAGGGACGACGCTGGCGCGCCGGCTTGCCGACGGTCCGATGCCGGCGCGCGACGCCGCGACGTTGCTGGCCGAAGTGGCGCGCGCTGTCGACTACGCGCATCAACGCGGCGTATTACATCGAGACCTAAAGCCGTCAAACATCCTGATCGACTTGGACGGCAAAGCGCACGTCACCGATTTCGGCCTGGCCAAACGCTTCGAGGAAGACGCCGGCCTCACACGCAGCGGGGCGATCCTTGGCACGCCCAGTTACATGGCCCCGGAGCAGGCCGCGGGCAACCGCGGGCAAGTCGGCCCCGCGAGCGACGTTTATAGTTTGGGCACGATTCTCTACGCGATGCTGACCGGCCGCCCGCCGTTTCAGGCGGCGAGTCCCGTGGACACGGTGTTGCTCGTGCTGGAACAAGAACCCCTGCCGCCGCGGATGGTGAACGCGCTGGCGGATCGCGACTTGGAAATGATCGCGCTCAAGTGTCTGCAAAAACCGCCGGAGTTGCGCTACGCCACGGCGGCGGATCTGGCCGACGACCTGGAAGCGTACCTGGCCGGCGAATCAATCTTCGCGCGGAGCGGCGCGTTTTCCGAAGTGATCGCGCGGATGTTTCGGGAGAAGCACCAGGCCACGGTGCTCGAAAACTGGGGCTTGCTCTGGATGTGGCACAGCCTGGCGCTGCTGGTGATCTGTTTGCTCACCAGCATCATGCAGTGGAGCGGCGTGACCTCGCCCTGGCCTTACGCGGTGCTCTGGACGCTTGGCCTGGGCGCCTGGGCGACCGTTTTTTGGAAGCTCCGCCATCGCAGCGGACCGGTGACCTTGATCGAGCGGCAAGTGGCGCACGTCTGGGCCGGCAGTATGGCCAGCATCACGATGCTGTTTATCGTCGAGGTGATTCTCGGTTTGCCGGTGCTGACGCTTTCGCCCGTGCTGGCGATTTCCAGTGGCATGGTCTTTCTAGTAAAGGCCGGCATGTTGAGCGGCGCGTTTTATATTCAGTCGCTGGCGCTGTTTCTGACGGCCGCGGTGATGGCCTGGCTGCAAGCCCGGGGTTGGCGCGTCGACATTATGCTGTTCGGCGTCGTCTCCGCGGGCAGCTTCTTCTTGCCGGGCTTGAAGTACCACCGGCAGCGATTGCGCGGGTTGCGCAATGTAATCTAG